The Methanoculleus taiwanensis nucleotide sequence ACCGGCAGGATCCGGCCGTCCTCTACGCCGAGCCGAACTACTACTGCTACCCGGACCGGATACCCGATGACCTGTACTTCTCCTACCTCTGGGGGCTCCGGAACACCGGGCAGACCGTCGGCGGCCAGGCCGGCACCGCCGGTGCGGACATCGCCGCTCCTGGCGCCTGGGATATCACCACGGGCTCAAAAGAGGTCGTCGTCGCGGTCCTCGACTCCGGGGTGTACCAGCAGCACCTCGACCTCGTCGATAACTTCTGGCGCAACCCTGGTGAAACGGCAGACGGGAGCGATACGGACGGCAACGGCTACGTCGACGATCTCTACGGCTGGGACTTCTACGACAACGACAACGACCCGGACGATCTGAACGGGCACGGGACGCACTGTGCGGGGACGATCGCCGCGGCCGGGAACAACGACCTGGGCGTCGCCGGGGTGATGTGGACGGCGAAGATCATGCCGCTGCGGTTCAGCGGCCCGAACGGTGTCGGCACCATCGCCGGTGCGATCAACGCGATCACCTATGCGAAGAATAACGGTGCCCACATCATCAGCAACTCGTGGGGGACGCCGGGCTACTCGGAGTCGCTGAAACAGGCCATCGACGCGTTCGACGGCGTCGTTACCTGTTCAGCCGGAAATGACGCCTCGGATAACGACGCTTCGCCGCGGTATCCGGGCTCTTTCAACAGCTCGCATATCATCGCGGTCGCCTCGACCGACAACCGGGATGCCCTCTCCTCCTTCTCAAACTACGGCGCAACCACGGTAGACCTCGCCGCGCCCGGCACCAACATCTATAGTACCTTCATCTACTTCGACCGGGAGGAGCGGTTCGCCGACACGATGGCCACCCTGAACAACTGGTCGACGTCAGGTACGTGGGGCCTGAATACGACCGTATACCAGTCATCGCCCGGATCGGCATCCGACAACCCCTTCGGGAACACGACGCCGGTCGGAGAGTCCTGGCTGCTTATGGCGAACAACGTGACGCTCGGCGACTACTGCCTTCCGGAGCTCACGTTCTGGTGCAACTACTCCCTCACCGCCGGGAATAACCAGCTCGCCATCTACGCCTCGTCCCCGACGGTGGCCAATACGTACTACCCTATCGGAGCACGCAGGGGGAGTTCGAACGGCGGATGGACGAAGATTTTCATCTCGTCATCCACCATACTCACAGCATACAAGAATAACGGGTTTACAGCGATACCGAAGGATCTGAAGTTTGCACTCATACTTATGAGGGATAACACCACGGCGCCCGACTACGTGTACGTCGATGACGTCTCGGTCACCGAGGTGACGCAGGTCCTCCCCAATTACGGATATATGAGCGGCACCTCGATGGCCACCCCGCACGTCGCCGGGCTTGCCGGCCTCCTGAAGGCCTACAACACGTCCCTGACAACATCGCAGGTGCGGGGCGTCATCCTCGCAACCGTCGATCCGCTCCCGGCTCTTGCGGGCAGGACCGCGACCGGCGGGCGGATCAACGCCACGAAGGCGCTTTCGGCGGTGTACCTCAACGCCAGCCTCACCGCAAACCGGACGAGCGGCACCGTGCCGCTGACGGTCGGGTTCAACGACACCTCTACCGGGATGAACTATACGTGCCTGTGGTCGTTCGGGGACGGGAATACCTCGGTCGAGCAGAACCCGGTCTTCACCTACACGACGAACGGCACGTACACCGTGAACCTGACGATCACGAACGCCTACGGGGCGAACACCACCTCGCGGGCAAACCTCGTCACCGTCACCGCACCGGACGAACCGACGCCGACGCCGACCGCCACGCCGACGGCGACCCCCACCCCGACGCCGACCGTCACCCCGACGGTCACCCCCACCCCGACGCCGACTCACAGTCCGCCGCACACCTGGGTCACCTATCTCGGCACCGAGACCGTCCGCCTTGCCTGGCCTGACAGCAGCCCGCTGAAGGGCACCTCGCATGACGGCGGCTATTACGTCTACCGTGACGGCACCGGGAGGGTCTGGCAGGATGCCGGAACCAGTCTTGTCGATTATAAAGTGCCCGGCAGCCAGCACACCTATGAGGTCTTCTGCTACAACAAGACCTCACAGAAACTGGAGTGTCCGCTCGGCGGTCCGGTAACGGTCGGTTTCGGCCGGACGGTCGGCGGCGACCTGCCGACCGAGACCTCCATCTTTGATGTCTGGGATGCAGACGGCGGCACGCTGACGCTCTTTGACGACACCCGGCTCACCGATCTGGCGGGCTCCCGGCTTGAGATACGCGACGCCACCCTCGTGGCCGAGAACGGCACCTGTATCACCGGCCCGGGCTCGCTCATCCTGCAGGATACCACTCTTTCGGGCGTCCTCGTGGACATCTCGCGGGGAGGCTCAGACAATAAAGCGCTGAGCACCTACGGCACCATCAACACGGACAGCCCGATCATCGTGCAGGACAGCGACCTCCTGCTTCTGGACATCGCTTCGACATCCTCGCTCGACGTGACCGGGGAGAGGAACCGGATCCAGTCCTGCACCGGTATGATCACGGTAACCGGGAACGGTACCTATGTCGGCGGCTGCAGTGGGGAGGGATACGCCGGGATCTCCGTGAAAGGAGAGAATGCCGTTATCGAGGACAATGTACTGCAGAACATCTGGCACACCCTGTACGACGAACGCTACGGCATCTGGCTCAGCGACGGGTCAGGGAGCATCATCCGGAACAACACCGTCACGAACGTCACCGCGTGGTCAACCTGGGGCGACGGCATCAGGCTCGGCACAGCGAACGGGAACCCGGTCGAGAATATCACCATCGAGGATAACCGGATAGACGGGGTTACGGGCGTCGGCATACGGCTGCTCGTCGACACCGAACTCCTCACGATCCAGGGCAATGCGATCCGGAACACGACGCATCACGGGATCTATGCAGAGCGTGAATCCACCACGCCGGCCACCCCCCGCTTCTTTGAGATCTGCGGGAACACAATTGATACCACGGGGACGTACTGTATCTACCTCGCCGGGAGCAACGGCTACATCGAGAACAACACCCTTGCGAACGTCAACGCTGCAATCCGGCTGCACGGCAACGGATTTACCGTCTGCAACAACAGCGCCACCGCGATCAGCGGTGCATACGGGCTCTCCGGCGCGGAAGCCGCGATCGCGGTCTACGGAAACGATACGGTCATCAGCGGAAATGCGGTAGCGGAGTATACCGGCGTCCAGAACAGCGGGCTGCAGTACGGTATCCGGATCGAGGGTGAGTACGGCCTCCTCCGGAACAACACGGTGGAGCGGTACTTCTCAGGACTGGATATCATCGGTACCAACCATACCGTGACCGGAAACGTCCTTCGGACAATCTCCGGCACCCCGATGAATCACCACGTCGTCAACTTCTCAGCCGACGCCTCGCTCTTCGCCGAAAACACCATCATCAACACCACCCAGCCGTCGTGGGCGCGTGGCGTGGTCTACGTCGCCGGGGTGGGAGAGAATACCTTCCAAAACAACCTGATCGACTCCGGCAAAAACGGATTCTACTGCACAAAGATCAAGAACGGCACGGTCATCGAGGAGAATGCCATTACAAACGTAACGGTAAGCGGCATGTATCTGTACCAGGTGTACGGCGGCGATGCGGCCACCGGCGAGGGCTACTCGGATCTGCAGGTGCTGAACAACACCATCGCCGGCAAGAACCAGCAATGGAGCAGCGCCGTCTCGATCGACCGGGTCGACGGGATCCGGGTATCCGGGAACGCAATCCGGGACTTCGTCTCCGGCATCGAGACGTATCAGTTGACGAAGGACACCATAATCTCAGAAAACACCGTCGAGCGGGGGTCGCAAGCCCTCTCCCTGAAGGGGACGGGCGATTGGATATGCGAAAATACCTTCTGCAACTACACCACCCAGGGAGTCTACCTCGAAAACCCCGTCGGCACGCTCCTTCGGAACAACACCATCCTGAACGCCGGAAAGAGCGTTCTCCCCGCCATCCGGGTGAACACCTACGCAGCGGACGCATTTGCGATCGAGCGAAACACCATCGGCAACATGACCCACCGGACGACCTTCTCCATCACGGGGAGCAGCAACGGTCTTGTAATAAAACCGGTCCTGACCCCTCCGGCACCCCCGAAGTACCCCGACTACCCCTTGAACCGGGCGCCGATCGGCCAGTGGATCGATATCAACACCTACAACGCTGTCCGGAGCGACCCCTTCCGGTTCAACCTCACCTTCCACTACGCACCGGAGGACCTCGTCGGGGTCGGCGCCGAGAGCCTCTCGGTGTGGCGGCATAACACCAGCGGCTGGAACGCCGGGGGCGGCGACGCCGCGTGGAACAAAACCCGATGGCTCGACACCACCGCTCACGAGGTCGGCGTGCAGGTCACCAGTCTGCCGCCGTATACGGCGGATGCGGTCGTCTTCGCACCGCTCGGGAACATGCCGGTGCACAACCTCAACCTCGAGCGGGACTACGGGACGATCACCGAGGCGCTCGCCGACGAAGACCTCGCGGGCGGCCACACCATCGTCGTCGATTCCGGCTACGCCGGGCAGGAGAACCTGAAGATCGGAAAGTCCATCAGCCTGCTCGCAACCTCAGGCCTTCCTTCGGACGTACGCGTGACCGCACAGGATCCGACAAAGCCGGTCGTCGATCTGATCGGTGAGGGGTCGACGGTTGCCGGGTTCGTCTTCGAGGGTGCGACATCATCGCAGGGCGTCCTCGTCGACGGCGGCACGAAGATCACGATCCGGGACTGCACCGTCCGGGGCAACCGGGAAGGAGTGGTCGTCCAGCCGTTCAGCGCCTATACCGAGTTGAAATCGACGAACTGCAGCATACTCGGGACGACCGTCACCGGAAACATCCAGGGGGGCGTCCTGATCGTCGAGGGCTCCGGGCATACCGTTCAGAACTGTATCCTCTCGGATCCCCATCTCGGGATTGGGCTTGAGAACGCGACAGAGAGCCGCATCTCCGGAAACACCTTCACCGGCTGCGATGAGAAGGGCATCTGGATCATCGGGGGCGAGAAGAGCACGGTCACCCGCAACACGCTTGCCGGCGGAGAGCAGGGAATCCTCCTCGACCGGACCTGCGAGAGCATTCTTCAGGAGAATACGGTTGCAGATGCGACCGAAGCCGGGATCACCCTCCTTGAGTCGCACCAAACGACCCTCACCGCCGAGAACGTCTCGGCCTCACCGGTCGGCATTCTCCTCGACGGTGCGGACGACAACACCCTCACCGGCTGCATGGTCACCGGTGCCCCGGACGGGCGGGAGACGACCGGCATTCTGATTCGCGAGTCCGATCGAAGCACCCTTACCGGCTGCCGGATCGCGAACATCACCTCGCAGAATCACGCGGTGACGGGGATCCGCCTTACCGGGAGTTCGACGGCGGCCACGATCACCGATACGGTCATCGCATCGGTCACCGCCCCGAAGATCGCCGGCGCCGTCATCGGGTCGGGGAGCCAGGGGACGGGCATCGCCAACCTGACGGTGCGCGACCTCGCCGGCGGCGGGTCAGGGGTGGTCGGGGTTGCCATCGAACCGAATACGGGCGGTGCCCGGATCGACCGCTCGGCGATGACGGACCTCCGTGCGACCGGGAACGTCACGGCGATAGCCGCCGATCGTGCCGCCGCCGCTGCCGTCAGGATGACCGCGATCGACCGGATCAACTCGACCGGCGGGGAGGCGTTCGGAGTCCTCGTCAACGCCAGCACCGGGATGATCCTTGAGAATCTCACCGTCACCCGGGTAACCGGCACCGGAGACCGTGCCGCTGTCGCGCTCCTCTCGAGCGACAATGCCACTCTCGGGTTCTTCGAGGTCGGCGATGCGCACCCCGTCCTCTGCAACCTCACCGCAACCGGTTCGATCCGGATCAGCGGTGTGGACGCTCCCCCGACAGCTCCCGACGGGATGCAGGCGATCGGGAGGTTCGTTGCGATCAGCAACACCACTCCCGCAGAGGCTGCGATCAAGATGTACTATACCGCTGCAGATCTCGACGGCGTCACTCCGTCGTCGCTCCGTATCTGGCGGCATGCAGACGCCTGGTCGCGGGTACAGGGGATGAACGGGGTAGATACGGAGAACCGGTTCGTCTATGCGACGGCGAGCGAGTTCGGCGTCTTCGCACCGCTCCAGGAACCGGTCATCGTGCCGCTCGTTACCAGTCCCGCGGCGGCGCCGGCGGTCATCCCGACCGATACCGACGGCACCCCGGGAGTGGGCGAGACCGCAGAGCTCTCCGTGAAGGTTACCGGGGGGAGCATCGCATCGGTGACGGTGAACCTCTCCGGGCTCGGCGGGCCCGCGGCGGCAGCGATGGCAGATGCCGGGAACGGCGTCTGGACGGCGAGCACGGCCGGCACCCTCCCGTCGCCGTTCGGTGACGGCGCCTACCTGCCGGTGCTCCTGCCCGTGAACGCGACGAGCACGGACGGCGTCAGCAACACCACGGTCTCCATCCCGCTCACGGTAGTGAAGAACGGCGACGCCAACGGGAACAACCGGGTCACGCTCTACGACGCCGTCTACACCGCTCGGCACGTCCTCGAAATGGAGGGCTACCCGATGACCGAGAGCGTCGGCATGGTCGCGGGCGGCGATACGCTCTCGCTCCACGACGCGATGTGCCTCGCAAAGCACCTGCTCGGCATTCCCGGATTTGCAGAGCTGCACTGACGGGAAGGCTCTCTCTTTTTGCCGTGGCGGCCGGTGGCGCCTCCCGGTCGAGCGGGCGGGATGTGGGTTTCCCCCGGTATCGCACGAAGGCTCCGGGAAGCCCCTCGCTCCGTCCTGACCGCGGCCGACCTGGGCCGGCACCTCAATCGCCGGATAGATCTGCCTGGTTCCGGAATGGGGGATTTTAACCGCAATTTTTCAAAAAAAGGCCGTCCACCTGTTTCTGGTGAGGTCGATACCTATATACCTTCTGGAATAATTTAATAAATTATACCGGAGCTTTGCTCCCGGAGCACGCGAGTGCCGGTGCTTGCATCTTCTGCCAACCGGGAGTATGGGCGGGCATTGAGAGGGGTACATCGTGATACGTGGAAGAAGGCTGCCGGACGCCGGACGTGAACGAATTGCCTTTACTCGCTTCTCTCTTTCAGTTTGTAGGTGGTGTTTACCGTGAAGATTCGCGTTGCAATGGTGGTGTTCCTTCTTTTCTTCTCCTGCGGTATCGTCCCGGGAGCTCTGGCAGAGGAGGAGAACAACTCTCTTACGCAGTATGAGAACATTACAGCAGGAGATGCCCCTCCTGCCGGCACGGACGGCCTGAGCGGCTATCCGGATGGCGAAGAGTCGTTTGCTGAAGAACAGGACGCCGGTCTCACGATAGAACCGGACACCCCGTACCTGGGTCCTCTGGACGTCCGCTACGTCGGTGCCGATCGGATTGTTTTCAGGTGGAGTCCGCTGACCGGATGCTGGTATCGCGTATATCGAGCCGGAGACTACGTCGGGCTAGTTGGAGAATCAGGCGAGTGCAAATATATCTACACCTGCCCTGCTGGCGATCGCAATGTTGCGGCTGAGTACACGGTTGTTGCCCTCGACGTAATGTACCAGGAAACCGGATACTACGCACAGGAGATCGCTTCCGGCAGAGCCTTTGGAGACCTCGCCGAATTAGAATCCGACGATGCCTGGACAGGCGGGTCCGTCATGCTGATCGACGACGTCGACCTCGGAGGCTATTCGCTCACGATCGGGAATACGGCAGTGACGGGCAGCGTTGACGCCGATACCGGTATGGCGACGGCGATCCGCGGCAACGGCGAGATCCGGGCGAACAACACTGCGTTTCGGGACGCAGACCTGTTTGTACAGACCCCGGTGGATAATTTTTCCAGTCTGGACAATATCAGCGCATCGAATAGTTATATCTCCATAACCGGAAACCAGACGTGCGTTACGGATAGCCTGTTCACCGGTGAGAGAGGAATCCTGCGCCTGAACGGGGATCTCATCTTCGTCAGGGGCAATAGTTTCACGGATATCGGCAACGGGCTTGAGCTGGACGGTTTTTGTTGCGCAGTATCGGAGAACCGGTTTTCCAGGCTGAACGGCACTGCATCGGCGGCCGGTGTTGCAATCACCATGAACGGTGTCGGAGGAGGCGTCTCCAACAACACCATCGAGGAGTTCAAGAGGGCGATGGAGATCACCGGGAGCGTCCGTGTCTCCGACAACGTTATCAGAAATATCACCAGCGATAAGACGGGAGCATCGGTCGTCCTGCTCTATAACGCGGAAGGATCTGTTTTTGAGAGGAATACCATCGTCGATACCGATCAGCCGAAAGCACAGGCGGTTCTCTATCTGACGGACACCGGGGAGGTCACCATCCAGAATAACACCATCACGGGCGGCATTCAGGGGGTGAAACTCTCGAATACGAAAGGCGAGAATGTCATCGAGAACAATACGCTCACGGATATGACGTATTACGGTATCAGCCTGCAGAATGCCGCTCCCGCTGATGATGGTACCGAGCAGGCCAACGCGATCACGGGCAACGTCATCACGGGCGCAGGTCTCATCGCCGAGACGGCCGGATACGGGATACTGATCGAAAATTATCACGAAACGATCGTATCGGACAACTTCGTTATGGATTTCTATGACGGGCTTGTCATACGGGCGTCCAACGACACCTGGGTCTTCTCGAATACGCTTGTCCCGACCACCGGACACGGCGTCGCCATCTACAGAGAGCAGACCGTCTACCCCTTCTCGGAAGGGGCAGAGAGTAACTACGTGTGGGAGAATATGATCGCGGGCGGGAACACCGGGATCCTGGTTGAGGGGAGCGACTCTCAGATCCGTGACAATACGGTGACCGGGTATACCGGCACCGGGATTCAGATCGAGTACGGCGATCAGAACCTCGTCCGGGATAACCTCCTCATGAGCAGAGCACAGGAGAATCCGGTCGACATCCGGATCGGTACCCGGCCGGACACCTTCCCCGACAACCTCGTTCTGGAGAGCAATACCCTGGCGAGGGACGTGCTCGGGAAGAACATGACGACGTTCTCCCTCGCCGACCTCTCCGAGGGAGTCACTATCCGGGCGGTCAATTCCCCTCCGAAACCCCCGGAAAAACCGGATTACTCCTTCAACAGAACCGATATCGGCCAGTGGCTCTCTATCCGGAGCGGCAATTTCACCAATCAGGAGAACGTCTCGCTGAACCTGACCTTCCACTACGAACCGGGCGAACTCAAAGGTGTCGGCGAGCGGAGCCTCATTGTCTGGCGGTATAACGGCACCCGCTGGGATATCGGGGGTGGTGATGCTGCGTGGAACAAAACCCGGTGGCTCGACAACGCCACCCATGAGGTAGGGGTGCAGGTAATACACCTCGTCCCGTGGGACGACGGCACGGCCATCTTCGCCCCGCTCGGCGAACCGCTCCGGGCCGACTTCACTGCGGAGCCTGCCAACGGCACGGCACCACTCACGGTGCGGTTCACCGATCTTTCGGAGGGCGGGCCGACCGGGTGGTCATGGTCGTTCGGTGACGGTGCGGCCTCGACCGAGCAGAACCCGGTGCATACCTACACGGCGGCAGGGAGCTATACGGTGAACCTGACGGTCACCGCCTCCGGCGGCAGCGACACGCTGGTGCGGGCGGACTGCATCACCGTCACCGCTCCCCCGCTCGTCAGCAGTCCCGCGGCGGTACCCGCGGTCATCCCGACCGATACCGACGGCACCCCCGGGGCGGGCGAGACTGCCGTGGTCTCCGTGAAGGTTACCGGGACGGCCGTTGCAACCGTAACGGTAAATCTCTCGCGGATAGGCGGGTCTGCTACGGCACCGATGACGGATGCCGGAAACGGCGTCTGGACGGCGAGCACGGTCGGTACCATTCCATCGGCGTTTGAGAACGGTGCCTACCGGCCGACGCCCCTCCCCGTGAACGCCACCGATGCACACGGCAGCAACACCACGGCCTCGATCCCGCTCACCGTGGTGAAGAACGGCGACGCGAACCAGGACTACCGGGTCACGCTCTACGACGCGGTCTACACCGCCCGGCACGTCCTCGGGGTGGAGGGCTACCCGATGACCGAGAGCGTCGGCATGGTCGCGGGCGGCGATACGCTCTCGCTCCACGACGCGATGTACCTCGCAAAGCACCTGCTCGGCATTCCCGGATTTGCAGAGCTGCACTGACGATACGATTTTCTTTTTTTGCCGTACCGCCGGAATACGCATTCCTAACACTCCACGATGTGGCCGCAGCGCGGGTTTCGTCCGAGAACCACCGGGAAGGGGTTTGGCGGCATGACCGCGGCGGCGCATAACCTGACCGGTGTTTGGTCGCCTGGCCTGAACAAGGCCTGGTCAAAGATGTAATCGACGGGGTATTCCGTGATGCTATATAGCATCGCATGCAACCGGTACGAATCGGGATACTGCTTATGACACCTCCCCTCTCCGGCCGCCGGCACATGCTCCGCCGGGTCGTCCTTCTGGTGCTGATCGCCGTGCTGGCGGTGTACCTCGTTCTGCCGATGGCGCTCGGCATCTTCGCCGTCCTGCCGACCCGGGAACCGGTCGGTGCACCGCCGGACGGGTTCGGAGAGATCACGCTCACGACCGGCGACGGCGTCGCCCTGAAAGCGTGGTATGCACCCCCTGACAACGGCGCCGCGATCATCCTCCTTCACGGGGCGGGCAGTTCACGGGAGGCGGTGCGGAGTTACGCTGCAATGCTCGTCCGTCACGGCTACGGCGTGCTTGCGCCTGACCTGCGGGGGCATGGCGGGAGCGACGGTGCGACCAATCGGTTCGGGTGGCAGGGAACCTGCGACGTTGGAGCCGCCGTCACGTTCCTGGAGGCACAGGACGGGGTCGAGACGATCGGGGGCATGGGGCTGTCGCTCGGTGGTGAGGTGCTCCTCGGTGCGGCGTCGGCATACCCGCAGGTCACGGCGATCGTTGCCGACGGTGCGACCCAGCGTTCTCCTGAGGAGCTCTCTGCGCTGGAGTCGGAGCGGCCGCTCTACCGCAGTTTCGTCACCCGGGTTATGTACACAACCGTGCAGGCCGTCAGCGGAATAAAACCTCCCAAGCCGCTCCTGGATTCGATGTTCGAGGCAGATTCGACCGAATTCCTGCTGATCGCAGGCGGTGCCGTGCCCAGGGAAGTCGCGTTCGGCGAAGTGTTTGCAGAGACCGTCGGCGAGCGTGTGAGGTTATGGGTCGCACCGGATGCCGGGCACACGGGCGCATTCGGCCGCTACCCCGAGGAATACGAGCAGAGGGTGATCGCGTTCTTCGATGCCACCCCGGGTGCGGGAGAGTAACCGGCATCGGCATGCCGGGTCTCCCGGACGCAAACGCAAAAGCAATTATTCCCACCGACGAGAATGGTACGATTAATGCCCGCCGCACCCGTCCGCCACCCGGCACCCACTTTCGACGTCTTCAATGTC carries:
- a CDS encoding S8 family serine peptidase yields the protein MKLIYLAILTLLLFCSGVSAMLPGENETFAEPALTTAVGDNSSVAPEPLDPPIDPCEEQEDLPQPDDTPIAVPFCTGDTPEYALLPAGMEDRPLYAPDSIIVQFQPGVAEDISLMAVTADRVHARHGTYLRQDFSEKGLAGLQVVGLPEDLSVPDAVATYRQDPAVLYAEPNYYCYPDRIPDDLYFSYLWGLRNTGQTVGGQAGTAGADIAAPGAWDITTGSKEVVVAVLDSGVYQQHLDLVDNFWRNPGETADGSDTDGNGYVDDLYGWDFYDNDNDPDDLNGHGTHCAGTIAAAGNNDLGVAGVMWTAKIMPLRFSGPNGVGTIAGAINAITYAKNNGAHIISNSWGTPGYSESLKQAIDAFDGVVTCSAGNDASDNDASPRYPGSFNSSHIIAVASTDNRDALSSFSNYGATTVDLAAPGTNIYSTFIYFDREERFADTMATLNNWSTSGTWGLNTTVYQSSPGSASDNPFGNTTPVGESWLLMANNVTLGDYCLPELTFWCNYSLTAGNNQLAIYASSPTVANTYYPIGARRGSSNGGWTKIFISSSTILTAYKNNGFTAIPKDLKFALILMRDNTTAPDYVYVDDVSVTEVTQVLPNYGYMSGTSMATPHVAGLAGLLKAYNTSLTTSQVRGVILATVDPLPALAGRTATGGRINATKALSAVYLNASLTANRTSGTVPLTVGFNDTSTGMNYTCLWSFGDGNTSVEQNPVFTYTTNGTYTVNLTITNAYGANTTSRANLVTVTAPDEPTPTPTATPTATPTPTPTVTPTVTPTPTPTHSPPHTWVTYLGTETVRLAWPDSSPLKGTSHDGGYYVYRDGTGRVWQDAGTSLVDYKVPGSQHTYEVFCYNKTSQKLECPLGGPVTVGFGRTVGGDLPTETSIFDVWDADGGTLTLFDDTRLTDLAGSRLEIRDATLVAENGTCITGPGSLILQDTTLSGVLVDISRGGSDNKALSTYGTINTDSPIIVQDSDLLLLDIASTSSLDVTGERNRIQSCTGMITVTGNGTYVGGCSGEGYAGISVKGENAVIEDNVLQNIWHTLYDERYGIWLSDGSGSIIRNNTVTNVTAWSTWGDGIRLGTANGNPVENITIEDNRIDGVTGVGIRLLVDTELLTIQGNAIRNTTHHGIYAERESTTPATPRFFEICGNTIDTTGTYCIYLAGSNGYIENNTLANVNAAIRLHGNGFTVCNNSATAISGAYGLSGAEAAIAVYGNDTVISGNAVAEYTGVQNSGLQYGIRIEGEYGLLRNNTVERYFSGLDIIGTNHTVTGNVLRTISGTPMNHHVVNFSADASLFAENTIINTTQPSWARGVVYVAGVGENTFQNNLIDSGKNGFYCTKIKNGTVIEENAITNVTVSGMYLYQVYGGDAATGEGYSDLQVLNNTIAGKNQQWSSAVSIDRVDGIRVSGNAIRDFVSGIETYQLTKDTIISENTVERGSQALSLKGTGDWICENTFCNYTTQGVYLENPVGTLLRNNTILNAGKSVLPAIRVNTYAADAFAIERNTIGNMTHRTTFSITGSSNGLVIKPVLTPPAPPKYPDYPLNRAPIGQWIDINTYNAVRSDPFRFNLTFHYAPEDLVGVGAESLSVWRHNTSGWNAGGGDAAWNKTRWLDTTAHEVGVQVTSLPPYTADAVVFAPLGNMPVHNLNLERDYGTITEALADEDLAGGHTIVVDSGYAGQENLKIGKSISLLATSGLPSDVRVTAQDPTKPVVDLIGEGSTVAGFVFEGATSSQGVLVDGGTKITIRDCTVRGNREGVVVQPFSAYTELKSTNCSILGTTVTGNIQGGVLIVEGSGHTVQNCILSDPHLGIGLENATESRISGNTFTGCDEKGIWIIGGEKSTVTRNTLAGGEQGILLDRTCESILQENTVADATEAGITLLESHQTTLTAENVSASPVGILLDGADDNTLTGCMVTGAPDGRETTGILIRESDRSTLTGCRIANITSQNHAVTGIRLTGSSTAATITDTVIASVTAPKIAGAVIGSGSQGTGIANLTVRDLAGGGSGVVGVAIEPNTGGARIDRSAMTDLRATGNVTAIAADRAAAAAVRMTAIDRINSTGGEAFGVLVNASTGMILENLTVTRVTGTGDRAAVALLSSDNATLGFFEVGDAHPVLCNLTATGSIRISGVDAPPTAPDGMQAIGRFVAISNTTPAEAAIKMYYTAADLDGVTPSSLRIWRHADAWSRVQGMNGVDTENRFVYATASEFGVFAPLQEPVIVPLVTSPAAAPAVIPTDTDGTPGVGETAELSVKVTGGSIASVTVNLSGLGGPAAAAMADAGNGVWTASTAGTLPSPFGDGAYLPVLLPVNATSTDGVSNTTVSIPLTVVKNGDANGNNRVTLYDAVYTARHVLEMEGYPMTESVGMVAGGDTLSLHDAMCLAKHLLGIPGFAELH
- a CDS encoding alpha/beta hydrolase, which codes for MQPVRIGILLMTPPLSGRRHMLRRVVLLVLIAVLAVYLVLPMALGIFAVLPTREPVGAPPDGFGEITLTTGDGVALKAWYAPPDNGAAIILLHGAGSSREAVRSYAAMLVRHGYGVLAPDLRGHGGSDGATNRFGWQGTCDVGAAVTFLEAQDGVETIGGMGLSLGGEVLLGAASAYPQVTAIVADGATQRSPEELSALESERPLYRSFVTRVMYTTVQAVSGIKPPKPLLDSMFEADSTEFLLIAGGAVPREVAFGEVFAETVGERVRLWVAPDAGHTGAFGRYPEEYEQRVIAFFDATPGAGE
- a CDS encoding right-handed parallel beta-helix repeat-containing protein, giving the protein MKIRVAMVVFLLFFSCGIVPGALAEEENNSLTQYENITAGDAPPAGTDGLSGYPDGEESFAEEQDAGLTIEPDTPYLGPLDVRYVGADRIVFRWSPLTGCWYRVYRAGDYVGLVGESGECKYIYTCPAGDRNVAAEYTVVALDVMYQETGYYAQEIASGRAFGDLAELESDDAWTGGSVMLIDDVDLGGYSLTIGNTAVTGSVDADTGMATAIRGNGEIRANNTAFRDADLFVQTPVDNFSSLDNISASNSYISITGNQTCVTDSLFTGERGILRLNGDLIFVRGNSFTDIGNGLELDGFCCAVSENRFSRLNGTASAAGVAITMNGVGGGVSNNTIEEFKRAMEITGSVRVSDNVIRNITSDKTGASVVLLYNAEGSVFERNTIVDTDQPKAQAVLYLTDTGEVTIQNNTITGGIQGVKLSNTKGENVIENNTLTDMTYYGISLQNAAPADDGTEQANAITGNVITGAGLIAETAGYGILIENYHETIVSDNFVMDFYDGLVIRASNDTWVFSNTLVPTTGHGVAIYREQTVYPFSEGAESNYVWENMIAGGNTGILVEGSDSQIRDNTVTGYTGTGIQIEYGDQNLVRDNLLMSRAQENPVDIRIGTRPDTFPDNLVLESNTLARDVLGKNMTTFSLADLSEGVTIRAVNSPPKPPEKPDYSFNRTDIGQWLSIRSGNFTNQENVSLNLTFHYEPGELKGVGERSLIVWRYNGTRWDIGGGDAAWNKTRWLDNATHEVGVQVIHLVPWDDGTAIFAPLGEPLRADFTAEPANGTAPLTVRFTDLSEGGPTGWSWSFGDGAASTEQNPVHTYTAAGSYTVNLTVTASGGSDTLVRADCITVTAPPLVSSPAAVPAVIPTDTDGTPGAGETAVVSVKVTGTAVATVTVNLSRIGGSATAPMTDAGNGVWTASTVGTIPSAFENGAYRPTPLPVNATDAHGSNTTASIPLTVVKNGDANQDYRVTLYDAVYTARHVLGVEGYPMTESVGMVAGGDTLSLHDAMYLAKHLLGIPGFAELH